The genomic region TGATCGCAAATGAATTGGCAAGCATTCAAACTCCTCTGTAGGCTTGGGTGATCAGATGAAGCGAATGTAAAGGTGGATCTGTGCCGTTGGCAGTCCAGACTTCTCCGAAAGCCATGTCAGAAAAGCAAACCACCAGCATGACCTGCAGGCATGACAAAGCCCCTGGCAGGGGCTCTGTGGCAGGTTAATGCATGGAAGAGGGCGGGGACTTCTGCATGCCCAACTCGGCACCCGTCAACGGGCTGGCATTGGGGTCGGACTGGGTCCGTAGCGCCATCTGCATGTTCAATGCCTCTTCGTCAGTATTGAGAGAGACGGTCGCGAGGCCCGACCCAGCATCCATGGCACCGGGCTCGTCCACATACTCCCATTGTCCGCCTTGATTCCACGGCCCCCGGACCTCGTCGCCCGATGACATGTTGAGATAAAGGTCGGTGAAGCGCGGGTCGCCGGGAAGTTTGCCTGGTGGGAAGTTCGGTTCGATGGCATACAGCGCCTTCTCAAAAGACTTCTGGTGCGCGATTTCGCGCGTCATGAGGAAGGTGAGGGCATCCTTGACCCCGGGATCGCTGGTCAGGTTGATCAGGCGTTCATAGACTATCTTCGCCCGAGCCTCGGCCGCGATATTCGAGCGCAGGTCAGCCGTAGGCTCGCCGATGGTATCGATGTAGGCCGCTGTCCAGGGCACTCCCGCCGAATTGGTCAATGGCGCGCCCGAGCCATACAGCAGCTGGGTAATGTGGCTGTCATTGCCGCTGCCGGTGAGGGAGCGGTAAATCTCGGCCTCGCTGTTCACGCCTTCTGCAAGCTTGCCCTTGCTCCCCTTGTTCAGCATGCAGACC from Methylobacillus flagellatus KT harbors:
- a CDS encoding manganese catalase family protein; protein product: MFSHNKRLQYTVHVSEPNPGLANLMLEQFGGPQGELAAACRYFTQALAEDDPGRKDMLFDIATEELSHLEIIGSLVCMLNKGSKGKLAEGVNSEAEIYRSLTGSGNDSHITQLLYGSGAPLTNSAGVPWTAAYIDTIGEPTADLRSNIAAEARAKIVYERLINLTSDPGVKDALTFLMTREIAHQKSFEKALYAIEPNFPPGKLPGDPRFTDLYLNMSSGDEVRGPWNQGGQWEYVDEPGAMDAGSGLATVSLNTDEEALNMQMALRTQSDPNASPLTGAELGMQKSPPSSMH